The window GCAAACATGTTGAAATAGGTTTCAAAATGGAAGGAGCAATTTGGTTGGCATACCTGAGGTGAATGTAAAGGAAAATCAGCGAGACTTGTGGTCAGAATTTGTGATCCTGGCTCTCTCAGCTCTGCAAGTATCGTACTCAAACTTCAAGACATTCCTAATATGACTGGTGTCCTTGAGATAGAAGTTCCTTCCAAAGGAGCTCTCTTCAATGAGGGGAAAATAAGGACTCAAGAGATTGGTGACAATCCAGAACCAGGCGGCACCGAGAAAGACACCGAGGGCGGTGCCAGCAAAGGTCTGGGCGAGGGTGTGGTAGCCCAAATAGACACGGGAGCAGATGGTGAGGAGAGCGAGGCCCCAGGTGAGGGAATGGACGAAGAGGTTGGAAGAGCGATCCCAGAAGGCCAAGCCCCTGGAGGACaagagggtgaggtaggtggcgAAGAAGAACATGTACTGGCAGTGGGAGGAGGGCCAGCCGTGGGAGTCGCAGACCTCGAGGAGGTGACAGGTGTCGGGGCGTGATTGCTGGACGGAGGTCTTGATGAACTCGTTGACGACCTGGGAGATGATGAGGCCCAGGGCGAAGGTGAGGCCGTGGATCTCTCGGCGGAAGAGGAAGTGGGAGAGGAATCCGGCGAGCGAGATGAAGACTGGGACGAGGGAGACCCATGCGAGGAAGTGGCCCAGCGGGTCCCCTCTCTGGTATCGCACGTGCGTGAGGGTAATGGCCTTCAAGGGCGCGGCGGCGTTTGTCATGATTGATGGTGGCGGAGCGGAGGAGACGAGTCGAGTGTTATTAATTAGATGGCATCAGCCACTCGCTAGCTTACGCGTGTGCTCTCAGGAACGAAATAGCCCTACTTTACTTTGACCCCCGCTCCCAACAAGTTACGTATATGTGTCATCTC is drawn from Arachis hypogaea cultivar Tifrunner chromosome 12, arahy.Tifrunner.gnm2.J5K5, whole genome shotgun sequence and contains these coding sequences:
- the LOC140177227 gene encoding lipid phosphate phosphatase gamma-like is translated as MTNAAAPLKAITLTHVRYQRGDPLGHFLAWVSLVPVFISLAGFLSHFLFRREIHGLTFALGLIISQVVNEFIKTSVQQSRPDTCHLLEVCDSHGWPSSHCQYMFFFATYLTLLSSRGLAFWDRSSNLFVHSLTWGLALLTICSRVYLGYHTLAQTFAGTALGVFLGAAWFWIVTNLLSPYFPLIEESSFGRNFYLKDTSHIRNVLKFEYDTCRAERARITNSDHKSR